Within Pempheris klunzingeri isolate RE-2024b chromosome 24, fPemKlu1.hap1, whole genome shotgun sequence, the genomic segment atttttttaaagtgaactTAAATGATGAAGCGCTGACACTCTGACAGTGATCAAAGGTCAATATTCACACAATATCCATGACATGTGACACCGTCTCTTCCAGCCCATCACCACCGGTGGAGTGAACTACCGTGACCAGCCCTGGCATAAGGAGTGCTTCGTTTGCATCGGGTGCAAGCAGCAGCTGGCCGGCCAGCGGTTCACTTCCAGGGACGACTTTGTCTATTGCCTCAACTGCTTCTGCAACCTGTTTGCCAAGAAATGTGCTTACTGCACCACCCCCATCAGCGGTAAAGCTTGACCTGCACTCGTATTAGGTGTACTGGCTTTGAGAGATTGCTAAAACAGATTCTGTGAATTGCAGGTGGGACTTTATGTGGTTTGGCCACGCCCTTCTGCAAGATGATTTACCAGCATCATTGATTGCTCTTATGGGTTAGTCTGTGTTAAGTGAAATACAACAACATAGAaaccaaaatgtacaaaaatacacagCCAATCTCACTTTTGATGGAATCTTTTAGACGATCATAAGTCTTTAAATGAGCGAGTTTTAGGTCCTATACAAGGGAAATATTTCCTTTGGTCATAACAAACAAATTATTGCAATTATTTGATTTGTCAAAATTCTTAATTTGTCCTAAAATGCTGAATAAAACAAGGTAAAAACAAACCCTAGTGTAAATGACACACTTAACAAGAACTAAAGCTTTCCCAGAGCACCATCAGTGCACCATCAATTACAGGATGATTACATTGGAGAGATCATGGGACTGTTGGGGACAAGCTTATTTTGCTCCTTTTGTAAGTTGCTCCTCTTTGTCTCAGGTCTCGGGGGGAGCAAATACATCTCGTTTGAGGAGCGCCAGTGGCACAACGACTGCTTCAACTGCAAAAGgtgctgtgtgtctctggtCGGCCGAGGTTTCCTGACGTGCAAAGATGACATCCTGTGCCCCGACTGTGGCAAAGAATTCTGAGTGACCTGAAGCCGGGAAAGAGTTCAACCAAAGAGGACCATCAGTATTCTCCTAACCTGACCTTTGTTGAATTAGCTGCTTGATTTATCAGCTTCTTACACATTAACCTGTTCTCACAGCTAAGGCGTTGTCCACATATGCTGATGATACTGTGCTTAATATAAACAAGTTGAAGCCTTCATTCCACTAtgctgttttatctgttttgcAGAAACTTTCTCAGAATCATTCACGTCTGGAAAGAAAAGCTTTTctcatgttttcatgtgaaGAATCCTAAAAGTAGtcacttttttctcatttgaaatgaaactgtgTGTGGCACCAAAATACCTTTTGATAGATATTTCACAGCATATTGAGAGCGTTGTTTTAATGGACGTCACTAAGATGCAATTAATAGagttaatataatataatactacTAATGCTGTTTACTCTAATAACACATATTCTGTTTAATCTACATCTCTTAAGCCTAATAAAGAGTTTTTGGATTTGACTAATGTTTATTGGAGATTAAATGATGCAGCTTGTCAAGGAGCTAagtcagttcagttcagtgatACTGTATATCCCAAATGTATAAATATGCATTTAAGTCATCATACTGtatgacagaaacatttaaattgtAGCTAATGTCTTTATTAATGGTTAATAAATCATTAACTAATACATACTAAATCAGTTCTTGGCAGTTAGGctgtgaaacaaaaacattagcTGGTGTGTATCCTTTCTATTTGGTAATAATTCAGCTAGTAAATGTTAGTAATCAATTAATAAATACTCACAGGTGTCTAACTTACTAATAAGACATCAAGTTTGAAGTGTTAACTtcttaaataaatgattttgattATGTTTTCAGTTATCAAGATGTTAATAAATGGATTTTGGTCAGAATTGTCTGCAGCCCTTTTCTAGAAATAAGTCCAACCAGTCAAAGTGTGTTTTCGCCATCTGGCCATATCATGATTGATCTGTAAAGCATCAATAAATTGTTAATCAACTCTTGTTATATTTATTGGTTACAACGCATGACCTCTTTGAGATGTGCCTTATTTGCAAGTGGTAGCAAgtacacacattttcactgctaAGAATGATGCACAAATAAAGATTCagtgtgaaaaaataaagattaacaACTGATTTCATTAGCGATACTGTGGCTAGAAGCAGCATTACAATTTTTGCTagaggtggaagaagtattcatatcttttatttaagtaaaagtactaatacctcactgtgaaaatactctgGTACAAGTGAATGGCCTGCGTTTAACATATTACGTAAAAGTACGtaagtataatcaggaaaatgtactaaaagtgaatgtgtgttgaagtgaagctcattttgaactattttgtATAAGACTGCAACAAACAATGATTTTCATTCTGtcaatctgctgattatttcccacattaaaacaatgataatgatgacaaAATACAATCAACCAGAACCCCAAGTGAAACCTTCACAATGCTTGTCAGTCCAaaccacaaaatgaaataaaaatacactagaataaaaaacattatgtaaaggtaaagcagcaaatcttcataTTTGAGAAACTGGAAAAGCCAAAGATCCTCTCTTACTATAGTTGTAGCATTAATATCAGAAAGAGCTCCCACTCCGCTCAGCTTCCATTGTCAATATCCGCTCTCCATTACGTCACGCTGTGTCATGTATATACGATCTGTGTTACGCGTACCGGAAGTTGGCAGCAGGTGCCACCGGAAGTGAGCGCCGTCTTGCCAGGCTTGTCTgccgaagaagaagaagaagaagctatCGGTGTTTAATTTCAACAAGAATCTCAATAATTCCAACACAGAATATAATGTAAGATTTGTGTCTAGTTTCCTGCGAGTAGTATTGttagctgctttttaaaaattggCGTTGTTGCAGCGCAAGGAAAGGTTAGCGCTGGAAAGCTAATGCGGCAGCTAGCTAGGCGGCTAACTGGATTAGCAAGGCTTTGTTAGCTATCATGATTAAGAGCACCTGTGCCGCTACACACAATTATGTGGTATAATGTCTCTTAATATTGTGTGCTTTATAAGTAGATAATACATTGTGCATACAGCAATTTTGCGTCAGTTGGCATGTAACGTTATGCATCCTCTGAAAAGTGGTCTCAATTTTTATCGAATGTCTGCAGATATCTTTCTTAATTATCATGCCTTGTGCTATCGGTGATATATGCAATTGAATATACTTTGTTCTGGACACACGCACTACCTTCGTGTtgattaagtcattattttaacaTCCTAATTGGTACAATTATGTGAGAGAGGGCTAACAGGCCGCTGCGTCTCAAGCACATGGACGAATCCcgtttaaaaaatgtataattttgcTGTTAGATAACAAAACACAGCTTATTTAACACGATCTCCTGTTTTCTCAGAATGTTTTTAGTCTTTTGGGAAATTCGGCACGCATATTATTTACAAAGCAATTCATTGTTTTTCCAAACGTCTCTTTTAATGGCTTTAGGCTACTTGCCATCTCTGTCCATTATGCTGAAagatgggagagaaaaaagtgcATGACATATCAGAAAGTGGAGCTTTTATGCGCAACAAGTGGTGCTTTGAGTTTTGGATGTGTTCAGGGTTTAAAGAATTAGCAGTATTGTGTATTTAATACTTGAATTGCTCCCTTTTGCTCGACAGATTGTATAATGTCTTCAGCTGAAATGAGTGCTGCAGTGCCCAACCATCGAAGGACCAAACCCGGTGGTAAGACTTAAGTTAAATTTCAAGATCTATTTGCATGCAATTCGGAACCAACTTCAAGGAATTTTCTGCCCCCCCATCACCTATAATACATTCAAATACCTTTAGCTGAAATAATAacctttttaaaatttaatggAGACATTTTCAGCTGTGTAGCTGCAAGTGAAAACAAGAAAGAATGTCTTTAGATCAGTGAGTTTCCAACTTTGGTCACTAGCAGCCGCAGATGTAAGTCTTGGGTAATTGCAGGCATAAAGCCCGGGGTTGTGAACACCGGCGTGACAGGACCGACCTCCCAGATCCCCGGTCTGTCCCAGAGTGCAGATGAAAACGCTCCAGCCGAGAGGATCAGCGGACGGCGAGTTGGAATATTTGAGTCAGACTCAGACTACGTCAAGCTTGCAAAGGGGGGAGGGCACAAAGGTAAAGGTTTCTTTTAATGTAGTAATTGTTGGATTCCCATTCGTACCGAGACCTATGGCTAACGACACATCCATGAAAGGATTTCTTGTGTGAAGGCATTGCTCTCACTGGGTTATAGTATCAGATATTTCCATACAACCACAGTCATTACTTGATATATTGTCCTGTTGATTGAAGTGTCttaaaatgtttaacatttcCGCCATCTGTATTATTTCTAATGGTTTCTTGCTTTGCTACAACTAAAATGTGTCGTTTCCTGCTCTGAGTGAAGAGTTTATCTTCACTGTACAGTTAAATAATACTGTTTGGTCATCACATTTTGAGAATAAAACACACCCCAGCTGATTTGTTTGAAGTTAAAACTATTGGCTCAACTCTTTGAAATGCAAATCTTGAACAAGCGGCCTACAGGTGCCCAACATGATAGAGGGGATCCTgttccaaaaatgtgttttatgcatTTTGCAGTGCAGACAGGGGCCGCTCTTATCTCCTGTTTACACCAAATTCCATTAGAAATGTTCTAATTTAAGAGGGTATTGCTTTTAATTAGCAGTATACTGTTTGCTTAACGTTATGTGATATATTTTACTAAGGCTTTTGATCTTTTGTTAAGTTCAGCACACATGCTGTCCTCTAACCAGCAAATTATCTCCCAAAGATTGTCAATTTGTACCGCTGGTTTTGGGAGAAAGTAGATGGGCAAGCTAATTCCTGAAACTGGAAACGGTGTTTTTTTGGAACACCTACCTTGCTTGCATTTTGTATATATTCTGAAATGGTTGTGCACATTTCTTGTTACTGTGGAGGCAACAGTGGAGACTATtgcacagcattaaaaaaaaagcctgctCACATATGCTGAATAGAAGTTAAATGTCCCATTATGCTTAGTGCTAAATTAAGCTCATCATCTTAAGCAGCCTTTATTGTGCATGCTTCCCAGCATGCTCTAGGAGTAGTGAGGGTAGCTTTATTTTATGCTGATTTTGAGTTCAGTGCCATGACATAAATTTCCTAAACTGCTCAGTTctccttttttaaaagaaaatcaaaatcaacTTAATAGATTTATTAAAATTAACGTATTACAATTACTGTAATTACTGGCAATGACTTTTCGTTTTCCCCCTGCAGGGCTGTTGAGTCATGATGTTGACGCTGATGACCAGCCCAAGAAGACCTACACTGCAGCCAACTGGTTTGTCAGTGACGAAGCAAACGGGTAAGAACGCCGGTTAGACACGTAAATAAGAAAGCtaacatttttgtgtgtttttatccgCTTTATGTGCGATGACAAAACCTCAGCGCACGTTTTAATCTGGAGCCTATTTTCTAATATACTGAGGGATCTGATTGTCAACACGTTTATGAATGCTTGTTGATCCTCCTAAGAGCCTGAAGAAGCGGTATAAAACCATACGGGCCACATCCAAAGTTACCCAGAATGTGTAACGTACCTGGTAGTAATGTCACGTGGTATGTCACCGTGGTTTTGTGCTTTCAGCGGAAGCAAAGCAACGTCTCCCAACAGCCAGACGAAGGCGGGCAGGCAGCTTCTGGCTGCTCCGTTTGGCACTGATAACAGTTCGTCCTGGGAAACAGAGACTGATAGATTTTCCCCTGATAAAAATAAGGTGAACGGACTGAACCCCCAACATCGATGTCTTCCATCCTgttagtttttatttacatttttaccatcacatttcctttttatCACCTGATTTTGCTCCATCGTCGCATTCGCAGTTTGGTTAAAATTCATTTGGCTTTGGTTGCAATAGCTTTGAGAAAATGTTGGTTAAAGCTTCAGGTAAGTAGAGAATGATGCTTtgaatacatttctgttttatcagGTCGTCTTATTGTGTTTTCAACAAAGTAATGCATCAAAACTCCATATTTCTTGGCTGTCTTATCAAGATATCTGGTATCTTGTGGAGGGATCTTGGCTAAAAAGCGGTTTTATAGCAAAAGTGGACGTTCCATACCATAATTGCAAAGCTATCAGTTTAAGAGTGTTTTCATGCAAATAAATATGTGaaaaggctctttttttttttgctgttttaaagatgttacatgtttatttttcctcacatttaagGGGGAATTTgcatattaaatgaaaaatgataaacTACTTGtgataatattcatatttaatgctGTTGGGTTCAAgcagttttgttcattttggtcagttttcttcattttccatTGCATGACTAATTTCATGTGAAGTTTTCCTCCATCATTTCATCCTTTGCCCTGTTATTTGCTTGTATATTTGTCAATGAAATGAACCATTCAGTCCATAAAGAGTCGGAGGTTtccactgttttgttttaactTGTCCAGTGATGTGGCATGTTTCCATCCCACAGATGTCTCCTGACGGCATTGCCGGACAGATTGAGGGTCTGTCAGTAAGCAACAAATACAAGAGAACGTGAGTAAATCCCATCTAATGCGTCTTCTAACTAGCATAGTAAATGTACCTATCCTAATTTTACTTTTGGTGCCAAGATTCCTATATTTATAGTCTCACTTAGTTTCTCCATTAATAGTCTGGTGTGTCAAATATTAGAAAACAAGGAAATTATGATGGATTTTTTTCACAGAAGCAGATTTCTTGTTTTGCCTGACAAACAATCCAACGCACAGGAGACATTTAACAATAATGTAAGACAAGAAAACTTAACGTTAGAGAAGCTGGAACTATAAAgtatttggcattttggcttGAAATTTGACATGAACCATTAGTTGATCAGGCAAATGTTGCACCATAAGTAGGTGTCAGTTCGATGAAGGCTGCGTGTCGGCATGAAGAGAGTCGAGATGATGCTGCTGTCTCATGTCGCCCCTTCAGGTCTTATGATAAGAAGGCTCCCCCAGTCAGCATGTCCAAGCTGCTGAGTCATGGCTACATGGAGGACAAGAAGAAGTCTCCCAATGACGACGATGCCTCAAGTACGATATGCAGTTAAGATGTGGGGAAATAGATAAATAAGAAATGATTTCTGGTGTCTTAATGTTAAATATGACTTGTTTTGTAGGATGTTTTAGCCAGTAGGAGTTTTAATATTAAGCTAGTTTCAGTGGACATTTTGGGGTGTTTTGCTTTAGGTGTtgatgtttgctttgttttttcaggtGTGACCTCGGAACAGACGAGCACCATCGGGACGGAGGACGTGGACGACCTGGAGTAGTGCGCGCAGCTTCTCCTCTCAAGGGAAAGTGGGTCGTCCTCACACTGGTTCATGGTTTCACAAATCCACGAACGCGCCACTCCACCCCTCTCAGATTCACTCGCATTTATTGTACATCCACTGACTGTTAGGTTTTGTACTCATGTTTATGCAAAGGTACTGTCCTCcttatttatttgctttaatttgtAAAAAGAATTCACactgaatttttttattttttgtttcgGAGTAGACGTGTCGGTGCTcgctgtatttttttatttcgtTATTTCTCGATTTGAAAGACGAGTTGTGCACAGGGAAGGAAACTAACATTTGGGTGCTGGAGACATTAAGTTCACCCAAATTTGGCTGGCGGCTGGTGTTAGTTTCCCTCCCTGGTTGTATGAAGATCGAGTTAGTGAGTCTTAAAAGTGTTTGTGCTAATGAAACGTGATTTCAGTGACGTgaaatattatttgttttgatCAAGAGCTCCTGCTCTCTGAAGGGATGTTagaggtttgtgtgttttcgGCTGCGGGGGTGCATACGATCATCCGTTCAGACAGCAACCCTGCAGCTATGACCGCATGCCAAAGTGCGTACCGACGGCCACAGCCGTGGTTTGTCTGGTTAAAAGGGGCCAAAATGATTTTGAGGTTGTTGCTCTGCAAAGGGTTGCTCTTCTCTACTTATCCCCCAAACAATTCTGTTGTTTGAGTCACTAAAATCGagaaacatgcagcattttaatgtgaatGCTGCATTTTTATGAAGGCTTTTAGTTCAATAACCAGAATAATCCCTCATATTAAAAGAAACCGGTGCTTCAAATTCAGTTTTCTCATCACTGGTTATTAATTAGGAAGCTCATCAGTAAAGCAGTAACAATGCCAAGTGTTTGATGCCTGTCCAAATATGTCAGAAGAACTCAATTAAGCCCCTCACTGTTTATGTTCTCTTTCAGCCTAATAACCCCAAATTCGTGCAACAACAGATTAAGCTGCAGAGTTCAGGGAAAATGGCCACCTTCAGCAGACCAACAAGCTGAAAGTCAAGTCCGGTGTAATTCCCTGTGAAGATTAAGGCAGACGAGTTTTAAAAAGTGAGTTCTGAACATGCCAACCAAGCAGTTTTTCCCTGCTCATGCAGTGTTTGACTTAGTAGACACAAGTAGGAGAAGTTAGTGTTAGTGCACAGCCTGATCACACCAAACCCTCCATCTCATGACGTGTTGACCCATCTGACAGGAGTTTGTTCTCTACAGATGAGAGAAATGGTTACTGCTGCAACATTTGACGGATGAAAACGTTGCAACTTCAGTcttggaaacactgaaaaagcaTTTGCTGCATTTAGAGATAAAAAACTGACGACCAAAATAAATCCCAAGCAGAATTTTAATGAAGATAACAAAGGTGCATGTCGTAGTATCGTGACCAATTGATATATCGTGCGGTCAATTCATCTTTGTTGTTGCCACTTGAAAAGCTCCACACAGGACATGTGCAGGTCCTTAAAAACCTTGAATTCAGTTTcctaaaagaagaaaagccCCCAATGGCCATTTAAGTCTTAAATTGAattgagaaaat encodes:
- the c24h7orf57 gene encoding uncharacterized protein C7orf57 homolog: MSSAEMSAAVPNHRRTKPGGIKPGVVNTGVTGPTSQIPGLSQSADENAPAERISGRRVGIFESDSDYVKLAKGGGHKGLLSHDVDADDQPKKTYTAANWFVSDEANGGSKATSPNSQTKAGRQLLAAPFGTDNSSSWETETDRFSPDKNKMSPDGIAGQIEGLSVSNKYKRTSYDKKAPPVSMSKLLSHGYMEDKKKSPNDDDASSVTSEQTSTIGTEDVDDLE